In one Pseudomonas sp. SG20056 genomic region, the following are encoded:
- a CDS encoding Hcp family type VI secretion system effector, whose protein sequence is MPTPAYLSLEGTKQGLITAGTFTEDSVGNIFQEGHEDQILVQAFNHQVIIPRDPQSGQPTGQRVHKPLMITKVFDKSSPLIFNSLTSGERLSKCRLEWYRTSSTGTQEHYFTIELEDAVIVDVQSRMPNCQDPGMAHFTHLEDVYFTYRKIVWTHEVSGTSGSDDWRTPISA, encoded by the coding sequence ATGCCAACACCCGCGTATCTGTCCCTCGAAGGCACCAAACAAGGCCTGATCACTGCCGGCACCTTCACCGAAGATTCCGTCGGTAACATCTTCCAGGAAGGTCATGAAGACCAGATCCTGGTTCAAGCCTTCAACCACCAGGTCATCATCCCGCGTGATCCGCAGTCCGGTCAGCCGACTGGCCAGCGCGTTCACAAGCCGCTGATGATCACCAAAGTCTTCGACAAATCCTCGCCGCTGATCTTCAACTCCCTGACCTCCGGTGAGCGTCTGTCCAAGTGCCGTCTGGAGTGGTACCGCACTTCCTCCACCGGTACTCAAGAGCACTACTTCACCATCGAGCTGGAAGATGCCGTGATCGTTGACGTGCAGTCGCGTATGCCGAACTGCCAGGATCCAGGCATGGCTCACTTCACCCACCTCGAAGACGTGTACTTCACCTACCGCAAAATCGTCTGGACCCACGAAGTCTCCGGTACTTCCGGCTCCGACGACTGGCGTACCCCGATCTCCGCCTAA